Proteins encoded within one genomic window of Gemmatimonadales bacterium:
- a CDS encoding response regulator transcription factor has protein sequence MKLLLAESNLPMMAGLTHELSDGGYIVDVARSHRDITSLVEQADYDVVMIDADLEHGTGVDAIRGLRREGCTAPILLFAPPDAHEAIVAGLEAGADDYLTKPFRIDELLARVRALQRRHSSDRLDTLLLGPLKVDRLRHRVTAHGLELSLTPLEFRMLEYFMLHPGHVIRRSRLIEQVWQQQGDPGSNVVDVQVSKLRRKLRSIVANPHIETVRGVGYSLRLDADPRVSSVPGGSLSSNRPIPR, from the coding sequence ATGAAGCTGCTCCTCGCTGAATCGAACCTGCCCATGATGGCGGGGCTCACCCATGAGTTGAGCGACGGCGGGTACATCGTCGACGTTGCCCGGAGCCACCGCGACATCACCAGCCTGGTAGAGCAGGCGGATTATGATGTCGTGATGATCGACGCCGACCTCGAGCACGGCACCGGGGTCGACGCCATCCGAGGATTGCGCCGCGAGGGCTGCACCGCTCCAATTCTCCTGTTTGCGCCGCCGGATGCACACGAAGCGATTGTGGCGGGGCTCGAAGCCGGAGCGGACGACTACCTGACCAAGCCGTTTCGGATTGACGAGCTGCTGGCGCGGGTGCGCGCCTTGCAGCGGCGCCACAGCTCCGATCGACTCGACACGCTGCTGCTCGGACCGCTGAAGGTCGATCGCTTGCGCCATCGCGTCACCGCACACGGCCTCGAACTGTCCTTGACCCCGCTCGAGTTCAGGATGCTGGAGTACTTCATGCTTCATCCTGGTCATGTGATTCGCCGGAGCCGCCTGATCGAGCAGGTCTGGCAGCAGCAGGGCGATCCGGGAAGCAATGTCGTCGACGTTCAGGTCAGCAAGTTGCGCCGAAAGCTCAGGAGCATCGTTGCCAACCCGCACATCGAAACGGTCCGAGGCGTCGGGTACAGCCTTCGGCTCGACGCGGACCCACGCGTGTCGAGCGTCCCGGGAGGCTCGCTGTCGTCAAACCGTCCCATCCCGCGCTGA
- a CDS encoding DUF4402 domain-containing protein, which translates to MQLKRWIGLITLVMTVSGADRIMAQNSAVANVTASVQQPITVTATADLDFGLVFPGLDRTVAVTDAGAARFTVQGQASANINLTFALPANITSGANNLPIASWQGRHNTANSAASGTDFTPAPAATSASIPVGGFLYVFVGATAQPAVSQAAGTYSGTMTMTVVYF; encoded by the coding sequence GTGCAGCTGAAACGATGGATCGGGCTGATCACCCTTGTCATGACCGTCAGCGGCGCGGACCGCATCATGGCCCAGAACTCCGCCGTTGCGAACGTCACAGCCAGCGTCCAGCAGCCGATCACGGTGACTGCGACGGCCGATCTCGATTTCGGGCTGGTGTTTCCTGGGCTGGACCGAACCGTGGCCGTGACCGACGCTGGTGCCGCACGGTTCACGGTCCAAGGGCAGGCCAGCGCGAACATCAATCTCACATTCGCCCTGCCGGCCAACATCACGAGCGGAGCGAACAATCTGCCGATCGCAAGCTGGCAGGGACGGCACAACACGGCCAACTCGGCGGCGTCTGGTACTGACTTTACCCCGGCGCCTGCCGCGACCTCGGCCTCGATTCCGGTGGGCGGGTTCCTCTATGTGTTCGTTGGCGCAACCGCTCAGCCGGCGGTGTCGCAGGCCGCGGGGACGTACTCGGGAACCATGACGATGACCGTCGTGTACTTCTGA
- a CDS encoding DUF4402 domain-containing protein, producing MTVPARTRRGCLAAALALATSGPLDAQVTQRANLEFGSIISGTTTSVGPAETGAASWRIHFTLLALVPSFDLTLPASLSRVGGGATMPISFCATCGLYRANNTTPGGTTFNPNGSVSLGLISLGTNIYVWLGGSVSPPLSQMAGSYTGTMVLTVYGVTL from the coding sequence ATGACGGTGCCGGCGAGGACGCGTCGCGGGTGCCTCGCCGCAGCCTTGGCGTTGGCCACGTCGGGCCCCCTCGATGCGCAGGTGACCCAGCGAGCCAATCTCGAGTTTGGTTCGATCATCTCGGGTACGACGACCAGCGTCGGGCCGGCTGAGACGGGTGCCGCCAGCTGGCGGATCCATTTCACGCTGCTGGCCCTGGTCCCGTCGTTCGACCTCACGCTGCCTGCCAGTCTCAGTCGGGTCGGCGGCGGTGCCACCATGCCGATTTCGTTCTGTGCCACCTGCGGCCTTTATCGTGCGAACAACACCACGCCGGGTGGCACGACCTTCAATCCCAACGGATCGGTCTCGCTCGGCCTCATCTCTCTTGGCACCAACATCTATGTCTGGCTCGGTGGCTCAGTCTCGCCCCCGCTCAGCCAGATGGCCGGCAGCTATACGGGTACGATGGTCCTCACCGTGTACGGCGTCACGCTCTAG
- a CDS encoding tetratricopeptide repeat protein yields the protein MIDRIDPTEPAAAAPWKAEPASVMVDEGLKLVAGGRFERAAEQFGRAAARAHQDGDHAVGADALRRLAELRFRAGYPGEARSLAERSRECAFRTNRARLQVETSNTIGCIQLEMGDLEHASETFLGALAIEGIPDDLAGRIEQNLGIVASIQGRWDEAEGHYSKALSCLARHRDTAGLAMVHHNLAMIASDRGKADVAHHHFGEGLAAAERAGDGRLAGLCRLNRAELLHAEGALDRALDDATGAYAVFLQTGTLVDMAGACRILGRINASLNRYQAAESFLKAAVTMADRSQTPLTDGEARRELGDLLAATSRLAEAKASYEAAGSVFARLSASHDLADVARRLAELE from the coding sequence ATGATTGACCGAATCGACCCGACCGAACCTGCTGCTGCGGCACCGTGGAAAGCCGAGCCTGCCTCCGTCATGGTGGACGAAGGCCTCAAGCTCGTCGCCGGCGGCCGGTTCGAGCGCGCAGCCGAGCAGTTTGGCCGTGCGGCGGCTAGGGCGCATCAGGACGGCGACCACGCTGTGGGGGCGGACGCCCTGCGCCGACTCGCCGAGCTCCGCTTCCGAGCCGGGTATCCGGGGGAGGCCCGCAGCCTGGCAGAGCGGAGTCGGGAGTGCGCCTTCCGCACCAACCGCGCTCGCCTGCAGGTCGAAACCAGCAACACCATCGGCTGCATCCAACTCGAGATGGGCGACCTCGAGCATGCCAGCGAGACCTTTCTGGGGGCTCTGGCCATCGAGGGGATTCCCGATGATCTCGCCGGCAGGATCGAGCAGAACCTCGGCATCGTCGCCAGCATTCAGGGCCGTTGGGATGAGGCCGAGGGCCATTACAGCAAGGCCCTGAGCTGTCTGGCCCGCCACAGAGACACGGCGGGATTGGCCATGGTGCATCACAACCTGGCGATGATTGCCTCGGACCGGGGCAAGGCGGACGTGGCCCATCACCATTTCGGCGAAGGCCTGGCAGCTGCGGAGCGTGCGGGTGACGGACGATTGGCGGGCCTCTGTCGGCTCAATCGTGCGGAGCTGCTCCACGCGGAGGGGGCTCTCGATCGCGCGCTGGACGATGCGACCGGGGCGTATGCCGTGTTCTTGCAGACCGGCACGCTCGTCGACATGGCTGGCGCCTGTCGGATCCTCGGCCGTATCAATGCCTCGCTCAATCGCTATCAGGCGGCCGAGTCGTTCCTCAAGGCCGCGGTCACAATGGCTGACCGGAGTCAGACACCGCTCACCGATGGCGAGGCACGACGCGAACTGGGAGATCTGCTCGCAGCGACGAGTCGACTGGCCGAAGCGAAAGCGAGCTATGAAGCCGCCGGATCCGTCTTCGCGCGTTTGAGCGCGTCGCACGACCTGGCCGACGTCGCACGCCGACTCGCGGAGCTCGAATGA